Proteins from a genomic interval of Desulfuromonas sp. TF:
- the nuoE gene encoding NADH-quinone oxidoreductase subunit NuoE encodes MDTLLTEDQLDHFRTRAAEIPHPRELVIDVLRAIQGNRGWVPDEGVELAGEILGLSPLQVEEVATFYDKIFRLPVGKRVIHLCDSICCWSRGAEDLYNYLQEKLGIAPGETTVDGVFTLLPTCCLGACGEAPAMMIGLTTYGHLTRERVDEILEMERASAS; translated from the coding sequence ATGGATACACTGCTGACCGAAGACCAGCTCGACCACTTCCGCACCCGTGCGGCGGAGATCCCGCACCCGCGCGAACTGGTGATCGATGTGCTGCGGGCGATCCAGGGGAACCGCGGCTGGGTGCCTGACGAAGGGGTGGAGCTTGCCGGGGAGATCCTCGGCCTCTCGCCGCTGCAGGTGGAGGAGGTCGCCACCTTTTACGACAAGATCTTCCGCCTGCCGGTGGGTAAGCGGGTGATCCACCTCTGCGATTCGATCTGCTGCTGGAGCAGGGGCGCGGAGGATCTGTACAACTATCTGCAGGAGAAACTCGGCATCGCCCCCGGCGAAACCACCGTCGACGGCGTCTTCACTCTGCTTCCCACCTGCTGCCTCGGCGCCTGCGGCGAAGCGCCGGCGATGATGATCGGGCTGACGACGTACGGGCACCTCACCCGGGAGCGGGTGGATGAGATTCTGGAGATGGAACGCGCGAGCGCTTCTTAA
- the nuoF gene encoding NADH-quinone oxidoreductase subunit NuoF — MNDTPQVLFKNRRPGETAFLKEYGKTGGYEGLRKAVKMSPAEVRETVKASGLRGRGGAGFSTGLKWSFFPADKPGEKYLVCNADEMEPGTFKDRELLLADPHQLVEGMIVASYALQTQVSYIFIRYAYEQCARNLERAIAEAKEAGFLGKDILGTGFSCDMYVHRSAGRYICGEETALLNALEGLRANPRSKPPFPAVRGLFGQPTTVNNVETLANIQHIVAHGPDWFRGLARTKEGAGTKLYGLSGHLNRTPCLELPIGTTLREIVEEHGGGVWKGRKMKACLPGGASTPYLSAEHLDVPLDFEPVEQAGSRFGTAGVTVFDQTTCMVEATLNLNNFFARESCGWCTPCRDGLPFVSWLLQKIERGEGTMEDIGTLQDQLRNITGTTFCALAQGAVGPIESLLRLFMDEVVDHIKRGRCPLKTG, encoded by the coding sequence ATGAACGATACCCCCCAAGTCCTGTTCAAGAACCGCCGCCCCGGCGAAACCGCCTTCCTCAAGGAATACGGGAAGACCGGCGGCTACGAGGGGCTGCGCAAGGCGGTTAAAATGTCCCCGGCCGAAGTGCGGGAGACGGTGAAGGCCTCGGGGCTGCGGGGCCGCGGCGGCGCCGGTTTCTCGACGGGGTTGAAATGGTCCTTCTTCCCCGCCGACAAGCCGGGCGAGAAGTACCTGGTGTGCAATGCCGACGAGATGGAGCCGGGTACCTTCAAGGACCGCGAGCTGCTGCTGGCCGACCCGCACCAACTCGTCGAGGGGATGATCGTCGCCTCCTACGCCCTGCAGACGCAGGTGTCCTACATCTTCATCCGCTACGCCTACGAGCAGTGCGCACGGAACCTGGAGCGGGCCATCGCCGAGGCGAAGGAGGCGGGTTTCCTGGGAAAGGATATCCTAGGCACCGGCTTTTCCTGCGACATGTATGTCCATCGCAGCGCCGGCCGCTACATTTGCGGCGAGGAGACGGCGCTGCTGAATGCCCTGGAAGGGCTGCGGGCCAATCCCCGCTCCAAGCCCCCCTTCCCCGCGGTACGGGGGCTGTTCGGCCAGCCGACGACGGTGAACAACGTAGAAACCCTGGCGAACATCCAGCACATCGTCGCCCACGGTCCGGACTGGTTCAGGGGCCTCGCCCGAACCAAGGAAGGGGCAGGGACCAAGCTCTACGGACTCTCCGGACACCTGAACCGCACGCCTTGCCTGGAGCTGCCGATCGGCACCACCCTGCGGGAGATCGTCGAAGAACACGGGGGAGGAGTGTGGAAGGGGCGGAAAATGAAAGCCTGTCTCCCCGGCGGCGCCTCCACCCCCTATCTCTCCGCGGAGCACCTCGACGTCCCTCTCGACTTCGAGCCGGTGGAGCAGGCCGGCAGCCGCTTCGGCACCGCGGGGGTGACCGTGTTCGACCAAACCACCTGCATGGTCGAGGCGACCCTCAACCTCAACAACTTCTTCGCCCGGGAGAGCTGCGGCTGGTGCACGCCCTGCCGCGACGGCCTACCCTTCGTCTCCTGGCTGCTTCAAAAGATCGAGCGGGGGGAAGGGACGATGGAGGATATCGGCACCCTGCAGGACCAGCTCCGGAACATCACCGGCACCACCTTCTGCGCCCTCGCCCAGGGCGCCGTCGGCCCGATCGAAAGCCTGCTCCGGCTGTTCATGGACGAAGTGGTGGATCATATCAAGCGGGGGCGGTGCCCCCTGAAGACCGGATAA